The sequence below is a genomic window from Bacteroidales bacterium.
TTTTGTTTCAATATTTGAAAACCAGTCGTAAGCATACTGGGAAATACATATTGTAAGGAGGGTCAAAATGCCAGTATGGCAGTTTTTGACCCCGGGGTCAATTTCCCGGAATGGGGGGTCAAATTCTTCCGGAATAGGGGGTCAGTTTGCTCCGGAATATACAGGAGATGTTCTTTCAGGAAGGATAATCAATGCCAGACCCTTCAACAGTATTCATGAGATCAAGGATGTGAAAGGAATTGGGCCAAAGACTTTTGAGGATATAAGATGGAAAATAATTGCTGAATGATTTTGATCTATTGACTTGTTTTAAAATTTTCGTAATTTTGAAAATAAAGATCAAGCAATCATGCATATAAATTTTGATAGTCTGGAAAACCTGGAAGAATTGAAAAATTTAAGCAGCACGCTTAGGATTGTTGTTAAACATAAGCCTTTACTGCGCAGTGAAAATTACCTCAAATGGGAACACCGGGATATAAACAAATGGATTCGTGAA
It includes:
- a CDS encoding helix-hairpin-helix domain-containing protein — its product is MPVWQFLTPGSISRNGGSNSSGIGGQFAPEYTGDVLSGRIINARPFNSIHEIKDVKGIGPKTFEDIRWKIIAE